The sequence AGCCCAATTGTTGGCTTGTAGAGCCTGCGTGTGAATACGCACATGCACCGTAATCTATAGCTGGGCCACTGCTCGCTCCGGAACTGCTGCTGCCCGCAAGCTCATAGCCGGTGGGCTGTGACGGCGGCAGCGTGGGCATCCCGCCGCCGCACAAATAACCGCCACTTCCAAATTGTGGCTTTAACGCTTGACATTTACGACGAAAGCCGCGCGGACGTCTTCTAAACGAACCTTCCTCGAACATAAACTCGGAGGAAGGATCGATGGTCCAATAGTGACCCTTTCCGGGCCGCCCCAAGCCTTTCGGCAATTTGACAAAGCATTCATTCAGGCTCAGATTGTGTCTCACAGAGTTCTTCCAGCCCTGGTAAGAGCTACGAAAGAAGGGGAACTGCTGCTGAAGAAAAGCGTAGATTTCGCTGAGCGTGAGTCGTTTATTAGGCGAATGTCGGATCGCCATGACTATAAGGGCTATGTAGGAGAAGGGTGGTTTCTCTTGGCGGCGCGTTGCAGGCGGGCGGCGCGCCGCCTCCTCTGTGGTTTGGTCCTCAGTCTTCATGCGTAGGGGCGCGTGGGGAGCGCGTGTCGTGCGCGTCGGGACGCGAGCAAGCAGACAGTGCGCGCGCGTCGCTGCGGCCCATCACGGAGCGCGCCGCCCAGCGCCCGCCCCACCACACCCACCTCCGCTTCGCCACTCGCAAGGCTTATGCCAAAATCGACTCAGGGCAAAGCTTCTAAAGTCATTTACAACATTCTACACTGTTGTTACCATCAACTAAATCATGTTGATACCTTTTTACGTACGAAATGATAAGAGAATTAGACTGGCCAGACAAGATTAAGTAGGTATTTTCAGGCGTTCTCATATCATTTCTGTTATAATTAACAACGAAGGTGCCGAaacacaacaaacaaaaaacaagatacaataaataaaacgtacttagcaaaattttcatttattttttcttgtgtTCACAAACAAGACAGAAATGTCTCCTATACCTACAGATGCATACTTCTGGCGTACCCGGGCACACGTTAATACATCTAATTTCACAGTAacgaaaaaataacaaaatattcattctatcaaatgaaatattaaatatgcgTAGGTATTTGTTTCCgctgtttcatttttaattacgtTGATACAAAATTAAACGACACGCCACCAAACGGGCACGTGTAATAAAACTAAACTGGATTTCGGAACGGCATAGGATAGGCATAGAtgtatacctacttacttactGTGATCTTTGCAAACCAAGTGTGTGCTAAAGACACAAATTAAAGAAAGCAGATAGATTAAAAGGCTTTTAAACGATGGTAAGGCTATTGCACTCTCGGATCCCCGTCTGGATTATCCACAAACTCGTACAAACATCCAAACAGCGGAAAACCCGCTTAGACAATAATATTTATCCGTCGCAAGGACGGCTGTCGAACGCCCGCTCTTGACCTAGCACAATTAAACCAAACATTTTACTAGAACTATAAAACAGTTATACGACGTACACCAAATATTTACCATAAAGCGTAAACCAAAAGTTTTGCATTAAACTTGCCGGATTTATTTACTCGCAGTCGTGTAAACTAATAATTGCATTTAGAAAAGAATCCTCTCTCGACGCGTTTAAGGTGTATTTTTGAGTG is a genomic window of Bombyx mori chromosome 1, ASM3026992v2 containing:
- the LOC101741693 gene encoding forkhead box protein F1 isoform X1 encodes the protein MKTEDQTTEEAARRPPATRRQEKPPFSYIALIVMAIRHSPNKRLTLSEIYAFLQQQFPFFRSSYQGWKNSVRHNLSLNECFVKLPKGLGRPGKGHYWTIDPSSEFMFEEGSFRRRPRGFRRKCQALKPQFGSGGYLCGGGMPTLPPSQPTGYELAGSSSSGASSGPAIDYGACAYSHAGSTSQQLGYGSEYCTYGTMSEREWPLAYGAVEPGYRPPPTSPPPPHHDLPDIIPNYQYAVANEHGSTPMFGMRSVHGQMLSGGSSISGLGSFSLSSPLPTLPPDRKMYSTPPPTPLPALPSPASVTSTPAPPSTSTTVHYYN
- the LOC101741693 gene encoding forkhead box protein F1-A isoform X2, which produces MKTEDQTTEEAARRPPATRRQEKPPFSYIALIVMAIRHSPNKRLTLSEIYAFLQQQFPFFRSSYQGWKNSVRHNLSLNECFVKLPKGLGRPGKGHYWTIDPSSEFMFEEGSFRRRPRGFRRKCQALKPQFGSGGYLCGGGMPTLPPSQPTGYELAGSSSSGASSGPAIDYGACAYSHAGSTSQQLGYGSEYCTYGTMSEREWPLAYGAVEPGYRPPPTSPPPPHHDLPDIIPNYQYAVANEHGWIGGAIPEIVTSFFTPVT